Genomic segment of Iocasia fonsfrigidae:
ACCCATACTCCTGGCTGTGCCCTCAACCATACTCATGGCTGCTTCAATACTACCAGCATTAAGGTCTGGCATCTTAAGTTCGGCAATCTCCTTGACATCATCTTTGGAAATAGTAGCAACCTTGTCTGTATTTGGACGACCAGATGCACTGTCAATACCTGCTGCCTTTTTAATTAAAACAGCAGCTGGTGGTGTTTTGGTAATAAAACTAAATGAT
This window contains:
- the rplK gene encoding 50S ribosomal protein L11, with the protein product MAKKVIGQIKLQIPAGKANPAPPVGPALGQHGVNIMEFCKSFNAKTSDQPGMIIPVEITVYADRSFSFITKTPPAAVLIKKAAGIDSASGRPNTDKVATISKDDVKEIAELKMPDLNAGSIEAAMSMVEGTARSMGILVK